From the genome of Triticum aestivum cultivar Chinese Spring chromosome 3B, IWGSC CS RefSeq v2.1, whole genome shotgun sequence, one region includes:
- the LOC123071581 gene encoding uncharacterized protein isoform X1 produces the protein MPLCARALCLMVLAPSNPAPACRGSTAFRPHGAHHLLLPHVGRLLACRAPPLPRTTARLRPLRMSASNHSGAGASSPSAPSPPPALAEGSWPSSRLGGVSSLDSTRRGPGLLHVSCNKGDRRGLPQPGGCRALQPLGGGLRLEARRRCRADDHPGDCELRHRRSPKWRTSTPPSGGREGSGPPVVELRVLVDTSRQVVWLFAFGVKWDLVNSTELRC, from the exons ATGCCCCTCTGTGCTCGCGCGCTCTGCTTAATGGTGCTCGCGCCCTCCAATCCGGCGCCCGCCTGCCGCGGCTCGACAGCGTTCCGCCCCCACGGggcccaccacctcctcctcccccacgtcggccgcctcctcgcctgccgcgcgccgcccctgccccgcacCACCGCCCGCCTCCGCCCGCTCCGGATGTCGGCCTCCAACCACTCCGGCGCCGGCGCCAGCTCCCCctccgccccctcgccgcccccggcCCTCGCG GAGGGGAGCTGGCCTTCTTCACGTCTCGGGGGAGTGTCTTCCTTGGATTCAACAAGAAGGGGACCCGGCCTTCTTCATGTCTCGTGCAACAA GGGTGATCGACGCGGACTACCACAGCCCGGTGGGTGTCGTGCTCTTCAACCACTAGGAGGCGGACTTCGCCTTGAAGCCCGGAGACGGTGTCGTGCAGATGACCATCCAGGTGATTGCGAATTGCGACACCGGAGGTCGCCGAAgtggaggacctcgacgccaccgtccggCGGGAGGGAGGGTTCGGGTCCACCGGTAGTTGAACTCCGAGTCTTGGTAGATACATCTAGACAAGTGGTCTGGTTGTTTGCGTTTGGTGTTAAATGGGATCTCGTGAACTCTACTGAGTTGAGATGTTGA
- the LOC123071581 gene encoding uncharacterized protein isoform X2 translates to MPLCARALCLMVLAPSNPAPACRGSTAFRPHGAHHLLLPHVGRLLACRAPPLPRTTARLRPLRMSASNHSGAGASSPSAPSPPPALAAATATPAAAAVAPTMSSLSFPVPAVDGEDDDENVDEFNGFDALSEYDASVTEIDEEDEKALAAFMSKETSSKRSLGDIILQKIREKDATVSTCFLRD, encoded by the exons ATGCCCCTCTGTGCTCGCGCGCTCTGCTTAATGGTGCTCGCGCCCTCCAATCCGGCGCCCGCCTGCCGCGGCTCGACAGCGTTCCGCCCCCACGGggcccaccacctcctcctcccccacgtcggccgcctcctcgcctgccgcgcgccgcccctgccccgcacCACCGCCCGCCTCCGCCCGCTCCGGATGTCGGCCTCCAACCACTCCGGCGCCGGCGCCAGCTCCCCctccgccccctcgccgcccccggcCCTCGCG GCCGCCACTGccacaccagccgccgccgccgtagccccgACCATGTCGTCTTTGTCCTTCCCCGTCCCTGCTGTCGATGGTGAGGATGACGATGAGAACGTCGACGAGTTCAACGGCTTCGACGCACTGAGCGAGTATGATGCCAGCGTG ACGGAGATCGACGAGGAGGATGAAAAGGCCCTCGCTGCATTCATGTCCAAGGAAAcctcctccaaacgatcgcttggtGATATCATCCTCCAGAAGATCAGAGAGAAGGACGCCACTGTCTCAACAT GCTTTCTCCGTGATTAA